A segment of the Candida albicans SC5314 chromosome 2, complete sequence genome:
TTTGGATCAGGTGCTGGGTAGAACAAGTCTTTGTTGTCTTTAATGCCCTTCCATTCCAAATTGAACAAGATGTAATGTTTATTTGGTAAAACATAGCTAACAGTACCAACTTGCTTTACGGTTTCCAAAATCTTGTGAGACATGTTGTACATGGTGGATTGGACCGAAGGAGAATTTTCTTTACAGAACAATTCTAATGTGACATCTCTAGCAGTATTATATGTGGTGTCAAACAATTTTGGTTGCGATAATATGTCGTCTAAAGTAGCGATCTGTGTTGGATCAAATGTCCACGAAGCATCAACATCAGTCGACAAGATTCTATCTTTGGTAGGTTGCAAAGTGGTGTAGTCACACACATTATACCCATAAAACATGGACCCAGTTGATTTCAACACCGTCAAGTCCTTGATTGAGGACGACAATTgtaatttcttggtgtgCTTGTCGTAGTTCAAATAAGTACGTCTAGTTTCTGGCCCTTCGTGCTTGAATGAATGAGCATGTTCCTTACCTTCTAACTTAATCTTTGACCATTTGGCTTGAATAATGGTAACTTCAATCCCATCAACATGTCCGTATTTAGTGGTGAAATGTTTAGCTAAATGAGCAGCAAACCTTTCAATTGGCCAAACATCAGTGGTTTTGGCTTCAACCAAAATCGTGTTTTTGACCGTATCAGTAGGAACAATCGACGAGTTGTCGGCTTTGGTGTACgattcatcaaatttaccTCTCAACAAAACCTGGACATTAGCTTCAAGAACATCTTGCACAGTTGGGTTTGATGGATCTTTTTTGACctttaaaaatttgacaTTACCTTTACCGTAGGTTGAGGAGTATAATTCGGATTGCATGATTAGTTGTTGATTGAGAGAGAACTagaaaaaaaggaagaGGAATAAACCAGTCtatttatacttttttGTCCATATCTATTGGTTTGCTTTAATTTCGGAGATCTCCACAGAAAGCCGCACACACGTCTACTTCAAGTAATCTCtgataacaaaaaaaaaaaatcggGGTGCCTATGCGGAGGACCGCAAACATATATTAACACTATTTAATCATTTTTCTTATCAGTATCAGCTGATTCTTCAACATTGCTTTCATCTTCGGCAAATCGTAAGCTTTTTACTTTCTTGGTGGTTGTAGCGTCCTGAACACTTACCCCAGTTGCTTTAACATTTTCTGATGACTCCAATGCTTCTTCCtgtttattatcaaatatcaaTTCTGCAGTTCGTATCCATCTTCTTCTCCTGGTGTATTTGGAAAATGTGTCTTCTGTAGAAGGTTTTTTCCATGTATTATCATAATATATAAACCCTTCATCGTTGGTTGGGTTAGCAGTTGTTTTTGATCTCTTAGAGCTCGATAAAGTAATTGCACCATCGTTGGTTAAATCTAATCTCCAAGTCTTATCAACCCATCTCCAAGTAGCGCCCTGCATATTGGAATCGCCATTCGTAGCATCATCGGCAGCATTGGGTAATTTAAACGAGTCAATCGAACTACTCTCATTCAAAAACTCATCAGTCCATGGAGTTCTTTCATAGGACAATAAATTGCTTGTCCAGCCAATACCCAACCACTTTCTTTGGTTCTCGTATATGACGTATGTGAATCGAACAGGTTTGTTTGACTTTGAAGATGTGCCACTGCTGCTGACCTTTGCAAATGCGGCAGCAAAAAGCGAATGGTTCTTGGTCTCCGACAAATCCAACCCTGtcaaataaaagaaaattagCCTGACAATCTTTAACTTCCAAAGAATTCTTCTGGTGACAATTGAATACGACGAATGGTAGGTTAGCAAGTACACACCAGTCAATAGTAATATTGTCCTTGGCTTGATCAACAAAAACGTAACCACAAGATAAACTGGAGTCAAAAACAATGTAGTGAATATCAATCTCTTAATGTCGTATGCCGTCAACGATAACGACGTAATTGGCA
Coding sequences within it:
- a CDS encoding uncharacterized protein (Predicted uricase; ortholog of S. pombe SPCC1223.09; Spider biofilm induced) — translated: MQSELYSSTYGKGNVKFLKVKKDPSNPTVQDVLEANVQVLLRGKFDESYTKADNSSIVPTDTVKNTILVEAKTTDVWPIERFAAHLAKHFTTKYGHVDGIEVTIIQAKWSKIKLEGKEHAHSFKHEGPETRRTYLNYDKHTKKLQLSSSIKDLTVLKSTGSMFYGYNVCDYTTLQPTKDRILSTDVDASWTFDPTQIATLDDILSQPKLFDTTYNTARDVTLELFCKENSPSVQSTMYNMSHKILETVKQVGTVSYVLPNKHYILFNLEWKGIKDNKDLFYPAPDPNGLIKSTVGRKGDKAKF
- a CDS encoding peroxisome biogenesis protein (Putative integral peroxisomal membrane protein; Hap43p-repressed gene); translation: MSKVEASSGTNKNPVSTATSTVGESATATTETSTELRANFAEVTDPKLNAKPQSSPLLSSTPPSVSKALVNSYPYLIIINKLLSITTWTNDDYWVNVVIISLYALVVLYFENLVIWSGHLILVAILISYALLNNKIIKEANLHPTLDDVVQALTSTCVKADILLSPITSLSLTAYDIKRLIFTTLFLTPVYLVVTFLLIKPRTILLLTGVYLLTYHSSYSIVTRRILWKLKIVRLIFFYLTGLDLSETKNHSLFAAAFAKVSSSGTSSKSNKPVRFTYVIYENQRKWLGIGWTSNLLSYERTPWTDEFLNESSSIDSFKLPNAADDATNGDSNMQGATWRWVDKTWRLDLTNDGAITLSSSKRSKTTANPTNDEGFIYYDNTWKKPSTEDTFSKYTRRRRWIRTAELIFDNKQEEALESSENVKATGVSVQDATTTKKVKSLRFAEDESNVEESADTDKKND